In a genomic window of Scyliorhinus torazame isolate Kashiwa2021f chromosome 5, sScyTor2.1, whole genome shotgun sequence:
- the LOC140419849 gene encoding uncharacterized protein encodes MPWICGDCGKAFSAPSQLEIHRRSHTGERPFTCSQCEKGFTRLSHLQTHQRVHTGERPFTCSPCEKAFTRLFHLQTHQRVHTGEKPFTCSQCGKGFSQLSSLQTHQRVHTGERPFICSQCEKGFTQLSSLQIHQRLHTGERPFACSHCGKRFSDPSGLQSHERVHTGEKPFTCSQCEKGFTQLSHLQTHQRVHTGERPFTCSLCGKGFTQLSHLQTHQRVHTGEKPFTCTQCGKGFTQLSNLQTHQRIHTGEKPFTCTQCGKGFSQLSSLQTHQRVHTGERVFTSQTCPIIPLESSLQFQV; translated from the coding sequence ATGCCGTggatatgtggggactgtgggaaggcattcagtgcACCATcacagctggagattcatcgacgcagtcacacaggggagaggccgttcacttgctctcagtgtgagaagggattcactcggttgtcccacctacagacacaccagcgagttcacactggggagaggccgttcacctgctctccgtgtgagaAGGCATTCACTCGGCTATtccacctacagacacaccagcgagttcacactggggagaagccgttcacttgctctcagtgtgggaagggattcagtcaattatccagcctgcagacacatcagcgagttcacactggggagcggccattcatctgctctcagtgtgagaagggattcactcaattatccagcctgcagatacaccagcgccttcacactggggagaggccgtttgcctgctctcattgtgggaagagattcagtgatcCATCTGGCCTGCAATCACATGAGCGAGTTCataccggggagaagccattcacctgctctcagtgtgagaagggattcactcagttatcccacctacagacacaccagcgagttcacactggggagaggccattcacctgctctttgtgtgggaagggattcactcagttatcccacctacagacacaccagcgagttcacactggggagaagccgttcacttgcactcagtgtgggaagggattcactcagttatcaaacctgcagacacaccagcgaattcacactggggagaagcctttcacctgcactcagtgtgggaagggattcagtcaattatccagcctgcagacacaccagcgagttcacactggggagagagtaTTCACAAGCCaaacctgtccaatcattcctcttgagagcagcctccaattccaggtatga
- the LOC140419847 gene encoding uncharacterized protein, producing the protein METSWKCGDCGRGFRSPSVLETHRRSHTGERPFTCSACGKGFSDSSTLRIHQRIHARERPFTCTECGKGFTQLSNLRTHRRVHTGDGPFTCSTCGKGFSTSSHLLTHQRVHTGDRPFTCTVCGHRFAHLSSFQRHKVTHSDERPFKCSECESGFKSSQDLMDHQRIHTEERPFSCSHCTKRFRRSSTLRRHQRVHTGERPFTCTDCGKGFGDSSTLLRHKVTHTNERPFKCSECGSGFKSSQDLMSHQRIHTEERPFSCSYCKKRFKTSSTLRTHQRVHTGEWPFTCSVCGKGFSRSSNLKIHQRVHTGERPFICVVCGKGFTRSFHLLRHQRVHK; encoded by the coding sequence ATGGAGAcatcgtggaaatgtggggactgtgggagaggattcagatccccatccgtgctggaaactcatcgacgcagtcacactggagagagaccattcacctgctctgcgtgtgggaagggattcagtgattcatccaccctgcggatacaccagcgaattcacgccagggagaggccgttcacctgcactgagtgtgggaagggattcacgcagTTATCCAATCTGCGGACACAccggagagttcacactggggatggaccgttcacctgctccacatgtggtAAGGGATTCAGTACTTCATCCCatttgctgacacaccagcgagttcacactggggacaggccattcacctgcaccgtgTGTGGACACCGGTTTGCTCACTTATCCAGTTTTCAGAGACACAAAGTGACTCACAGCGATGAGAGACCCTTCAAATGCTCTGAGTGTGAGAGTGGCTTCAAAAGCTCTCAGGATTTGATggaccaccagcgcattcacactgaggagagaccgttcagctgctctcactgcacaaagaggtttagaagGTCATCAACACTGcgaagacaccagcgagttcacactggagagagaccattcacctgcaccgattgtgggaagggatttggtgaTTCATCGACCCTGCTGAGACACaaagtcactcacaccaatgagaggccctttaaatgctcagagTGTGGTAGTGGCTTCAAAAGCTCTCAGgatctgatgtcccaccagcgcattcacactgaggagagaccgttcagctgctcttacTGCAAAAAGAGGTTTAAAACGTCTTCCACactgcggacacatcagcgagttcacaccggggagtggccattcacctgctctgtgtgtgggaagggattcagtcgttcTTCCAACCTGAAGATACACCAACGAgtccatactggggagaggccgttcatctgcgttgtgtgtggaaagggattcactcggtcattccacctgctgagacaccagcgagttcacaagtga
- the LOC140419856 gene encoding uncharacterized protein → MEKPWKCMDCGKRYRTPSKLEIHRRSHTGERPFICSQCRKGFTQSSSLQRHQRVHTGERPFTCSQCEMVFTTLSILQTHQRVHTGEKPFTCSQCEKGFTWLSHLQSHQRVHTGERPFICSQCGMGFTQLSNLQRHQEVHTGERPFTCSQCGKGFAQLSTLQSHQRVHTGEKPFTCSQCGKGFTELSSLKSHRRVHTGEKPFTCSQCEKEFRYSSSLWKHQRLHTRERPL, encoded by the coding sequence atggagaaaccttggaaatgtatggactgtgggaagagatacagaaccccatctaagctggagattcatagacgcagtcacactggggagaggccgttcatctgctctcagtgtcggaagggattcactcagtcttccagcctgcagagacaccagcgggttcacactggggagaggccgttcacctgctctcagtgtgagatggTATTCACTACTttatccatcctgcagacacaccagcgagttcacactggggagaagccgttcacctgctctcagtgtgagaagggattcacttggttatcccaCCTCCAGagtcaccagcgggttcacactggggagaggcctttcatctgttctcagtgtgggatgggattcactcagttgtccaacCTACAGAGACATCaggaagttcacactggggagaggccgttcacctgctctcagtgtgggaaaggatttgctcaattatccaccctgcagtcacaccagcgagtccacactggggagaagccgttcacctgttctcaatgtgggaagggattcactgagttgtcCAGTCTGAAGTCACACcggcgcgttcacactggggagaagccgttcacctgctctcagtgtgagaaggaattcaGATATTCATCCAGCCTGTGGAaacatcagcgacttcacactagggagaggccattgTAG